A window from Gammaproteobacteria bacterium encodes these proteins:
- a CDS encoding transposase, with amino-acid sequence VTTENDTAWEIHKRYGQRATSETWIEEAKSQLGLAHIKTNDFLANAALFQSAILAYNTLRWMALTSNNIQLKKWEPESIRVHLICVAGKLLTGGNQVRIVLPEHHLHTEPWDDWLKLAA; translated from the coding sequence ATGTCACCACAGAAAATGATACGGCGTGGGAAATCCATAAACGTTATGGACAGCGGGCAACGAGTGAAACATGGATTGAAGAAGCGAAGAGTCAACTGGGGCTGGCTCATATTAAAACAAATGACTTCCTGGCCAATGCGGCGCTCTTTCAGTCGGCTATATTAGCCTACAACACACTCCGCTGGATGGCATTAACAAGCAACAATATACAGCTCAAAAAATGGGAACCAGAAAGTATTCGCGTCCACCTGATTTGTGTTGCGGGTAAACTGTTGACGGGTGGAAACCAAGTTCGGATTGTTTTGCCAGAACACCATTTACACACTGAGCCGTGGGATGACTGGTTAAAACTCGCCGCTTAG